One window from the genome of Verrucomicrobiia bacterium encodes:
- the ndhC gene encoding NADH-quinone oxidoreductase subunit A, whose product MEQSQLLQYLPVLMLGVLAVLFSAGMLVGSVILGKKGKRPPIKDTPYECGMLPVGPGNTRLSIRFYLVAMLFILFDIEVVFLYPWAVIYKQMLTENPGVILGSMLSFLGILFVGYLYALKKGAFDWKH is encoded by the coding sequence ATGGAACAGTCGCAATTGCTCCAATACCTTCCGGTGTTGATGCTCGGGGTGCTGGCCGTCCTCTTTTCGGCGGGGATGCTTGTGGGCTCCGTTATTCTGGGCAAAAAGGGCAAGCGCCCTCCCATCAAAGACACCCCCTACGAATGCGGCATGCTCCCCGTCGGCCCTGGCAACACCCGGCTTTCCATCCGCTTTTATCTTGTCGCCATGCTCTTCATCCTCTTCGACATCGAAGTGGTCTTCCTCTATCCCTGGGCTGTCATTTACAAACAGATGCTCACGGAAAATCCCGGTGTCATCCTCGGCTCGATGCTCTCCTTCCTGGGCATCCTTTTCGTGGGCTACCTCTACGCCCTCAAAAAGGGCGCCTTCGATTGGAAGCACTGA
- the ilvE gene encoding branched-chain-amino-acid transaminase, producing MKIFIDGKYFNEADARVSVFDHGLLYGDGVFEGIRAYNGRVFQLNEHIDRLFASAKAILLGIPMSHAALMQAVIETCRRNKLRDGYIRLVVTRGCGTLGLNPNRCKNPSVIIIAGKIQLYPPELYEKGMAIVTVPTVRNLHSALNPAIKSLNYLNNILAKIEANNAGCEEALLLNAEGFVAECTADNIFIIKNGALLTPPLSAGALYGITRRIVLDIAEQSGLKIGEPNLTRYDLFNADECFLTGTGAEVLPIVKIDGRPIGPGKPGPITARLVAQYHALTKVSGEPIYE from the coding sequence ATGAAGATATTCATCGATGGCAAGTATTTTAACGAAGCGGACGCCCGCGTCTCCGTCTTCGACCACGGCCTGCTTTACGGCGACGGCGTCTTCGAGGGCATCCGCGCCTATAATGGCCGCGTCTTCCAGCTCAATGAGCACATCGACCGCCTGTTCGCCTCCGCCAAGGCCATTTTACTCGGCATCCCCATGTCCCACGCCGCCCTCATGCAAGCCGTCATCGAGACCTGCCGGCGCAACAAACTCCGCGACGGGTATATCCGCCTGGTCGTCACCCGCGGCTGCGGCACCCTCGGCCTTAACCCGAACCGTTGCAAAAATCCCTCCGTCATCATCATTGCGGGCAAGATTCAGCTCTACCCGCCCGAGCTTTACGAAAAGGGAATGGCCATTGTCACCGTCCCGACGGTGCGCAATCTGCACAGCGCCTTGAATCCCGCCATCAAATCGCTGAATTACCTCAACAACATCCTCGCCAAAATCGAGGCCAACAACGCCGGTTGTGAAGAGGCCCTCCTCCTCAATGCCGAGGGCTTTGTCGCCGAATGCACGGCTGATAATATCTTCATTATCAAAAACGGCGCCTTGCTCACCCCGCCCCTTTCCGCCGGCGCTCTCTACGGCATCACCCGCCGCATTGTGCTCGATATCGCCGAACAGTCCGGCCTCAAAATCGGCGAACCCAACCTCACCCGCTACGACCTCTTTAACGCCGATGAGTGCTTCCTGACCGGCACCGGCGCCGAAGTCCTGCCCATCGTTAAAATCGATGGCCGCCCGATCGGTCCCGGCAAACCCGGCCCCATCACCGCCCGCCTGGTGGCCCAATACCATGCCTTGACGAAAGTCTCCGGCGAGCCGATATACGAGTAG
- a CDS encoding UvrB/UvrC motif-containing protein codes for MLCCICKEKEAKVHLTQIAEGKMQKVDLCEECAKTKGVNDPTGFSLADLLLGLGAAQEIEQAAGGAELKCPRCGFTQADFKKAGRLGCPECYKTFAEPLEALLKSMHKGTRHTGKIPESFRHTRDLSDRVRLLEKRLNKAIQDEDFEEAAILRDELKQAKARITTSAPS; via the coding sequence ATGTTGTGCTGCATCTGCAAGGAAAAAGAAGCCAAGGTCCACCTGACCCAGATCGCCGAAGGCAAAATGCAAAAGGTGGACCTGTGCGAAGAGTGCGCCAAGACCAAGGGCGTCAACGACCCCACCGGGTTCTCGTTGGCCGACCTGCTCCTGGGCCTGGGCGCCGCGCAGGAAATCGAACAGGCCGCCGGGGGCGCCGAACTCAAATGCCCTCGCTGCGGCTTCACCCAGGCTGACTTTAAAAAGGCTGGCCGCCTGGGCTGTCCCGAGTGCTACAAGACCTTCGCCGAACCTTTGGAAGCCCTCCTCAAAAGCATGCACAAGGGCACCCGCCATACGGGCAAAATCCCTGAATCCTTCCGCCACACCCGCGACCTCTCCGACCGCGTCCGGCTCCTGGAAAAACGCCTCAACAAGGCCATCCAGGACGAAGACTTCGAGGAAGCCGCCATCTTGCGCGATGAACTCAAGCAGGCCAAGGCCCGCATCACCACCTCCGCTCCCAGTTAA